A single region of the Bacteroides luhongzhouii genome encodes:
- a CDS encoding PepSY-like domain-containing protein has protein sequence MKKLVFLLVCLFTLQTVARADDDKPIQVTQMPQQAQQFIKQHFADSKVALAKMESDFFYKSYEVIFTNGDKVEFDNKGNWKEVNCKYSAVPAAIIPATIQKYVTTNYPDAKILKIERDKKDYEVKLSNRTELKFDLKFNLIDIDF, from the coding sequence ATGAAAAAGTTAGTATTCTTATTAGTATGTCTTTTTACTTTGCAAACAGTAGCTCGTGCAGATGACGACAAACCTATTCAGGTAACTCAAATGCCACAACAGGCACAACAGTTTATCAAACAGCATTTTGCCGACAGCAAAGTGGCATTAGCCAAAATGGAAAGTGATTTCTTCTATAAAAGTTATGAAGTGATTTTCACTAATGGTGATAAAGTAGAATTTGATAACAAAGGTAACTGGAAAGAAGTGAATTGCAAATATAGTGCGGTACCTGCAGCTATTATCCCTGCAACAATTCAAAAATATGTAACGACCAATTACCCCGATGCTAAAATCCTGAAAATAGAGAGGGATAAAAAAGATTATGAAGTAAAACTGTCCAACCGTACGGAATTGAAGTTCGACTTGAAATTCAATTTGATTGATATTGACTTCTAA
- a CDS encoding translocation/assembly module TamB domain-containing protein gives MSVFVAKELSEVLNTKVVIGRINIGLLNRIIIDDVLLDDQNGQEMLKVTRLSAKFDIMPFFKGKISVSSVQLFGFNINLRKETPESPPNFKFVLDAFASKDTVKKENSLDLRINSILIRRGRMSYHVLSEQETPGKFNAKHIQLQNIIANISLKALSKDSLNLGIKRLSLDEKASGFSLKKMSLKLVANNKQTNIDNFTIELPETSLRLDTIHLEYDSLKAFDRFTEQVHFSFRTLPSQVTLKDISPFVPILSHFKEPVALDMEVKGTVDQLTCSHLEITADDRQFRLRGDVSLQDLSRPQDAYVYGTLSELSANTRGVGFLVRNLSYNYNGVPPLLERLGNVSFQGEISGYFTDLVTYGQLQTSLGYVKTDLKLSSDKAKGLFAYSGAIKTEDFQLGKLLDNEELGEITFNLDVHGRHIAEQLPAVELKGLIASVDYSRYRYENITLDGEYKQGGFNGKVALDDPNGSIYLNGDVNVASKVPTFNFLAVVNKVRPHDLNLTTKYPDAEFSLKLKANFTGGSVDEMIGEINVDSLEFTAPDKAYFMQNMNIRATKQNGENQLRLTSEFLKASIEGKFQYHTLPASILNIMRKYVPSLILPPKKPIETHNNFQFDVHIYNTDILSTIFDIPLTVYTHSTLKGYFNDALQRLRVEGYFPRLQYKNNFIESGMILCENPADHIRARVRLTSLKKKGAVNLSLDAQAKDDNVSTTLNWGNNAAVTYSGQLAAVAKFLRTSGEKPLLKAMVDVKPTDVILNDTLWKIHASQVVVDSGRVDVNNFYFSHQDRYVRINGRLSENPKDTVKVDLKDINMGYVFDIASISDDVNFEGDATGTAYASGVLKKPIMNTRLYIKNFSLNQGRLGDLDIYGEWDNENRGIRLDASIQDISPSPSRVTGIIYPLKPESGLDLNIEANELNLKFLEHYMKSIANDIKGRGTGKVHFYGKFKGLNLDGAVMTDASMKFDILNTHFAVKDTIHLAPTGLTFNNIHISDMEGHTGRMNGYLHFLHFKNLNYRFEIQANNMLVMNTKESTDMPFYGTVYGTGNVLLAGNATQGLDVNVAMTTNRNTTFTYINGSVASATSNQFIKFVDKTPRRTIQDSIQIISYYEQIQQKRQAEEEQKTDIRLNILVDATPDATMRIIMDPIAGDYISGKGTGNIRTEFYNKGDVKMFGNYRINQGVYKFSLQEVIRKDFIIKDGSTITFNGAPLDANMDIQASYTVNSASLNDLIPDASAIIQQPNVRVNCIMNLSGMLVRPTIKLGIELPNERDEIQTLVRNYISTEEQMNMQILYLLGIGKFYTEDARNNNQNSNVMSSVLSSTLSGQLNNALSQVFETNNWNIGTNLSTGDKGWTDMEVEGILSGQLLNNRLLINGNFGYRDNPMANTNFVGDFEAEWLITRSGDIRLKAYNETNDRYYTKTNLTTQGVGIMYKKDFNKWSDLYFWNKWRLRNKRKREEAEKVKPQQTDSITDKTAKSAVKRNHSQQQ, from the coding sequence ATGAGTGTATTTGTGGCTAAAGAACTTTCCGAAGTTTTAAACACAAAGGTAGTGATTGGTAGAATTAATATCGGTCTATTGAACCGTATTATTATTGATGATGTATTGCTTGACGATCAAAATGGTCAGGAAATGCTCAAAGTCACCCGTTTATCCGCCAAGTTTGATATTATGCCTTTCTTTAAAGGAAAGATATCCGTTAGCAGTGTTCAGCTCTTTGGATTTAATATCAATCTCCGGAAAGAGACTCCGGAATCTCCTCCTAATTTTAAATTTGTTTTGGATGCTTTTGCTTCCAAAGATACGGTAAAGAAAGAAAATTCACTTGATTTACGAATTAACTCCATCCTGATTCGTCGTGGAAGGATGTCCTATCATGTGTTATCGGAACAGGAAACACCGGGAAAGTTTAACGCCAAACATATTCAGCTTCAAAATATCATAGCCAATATATCGCTGAAGGCCTTAAGTAAGGACTCTTTGAATTTAGGAATCAAGCGATTGAGCCTTGATGAAAAAGCTTCCGGCTTTTCCTTGAAAAAAATGAGTTTGAAACTGGTTGCCAATAATAAGCAGACAAACATTGATAATTTTACTATAGAGTTACCCGAAACATCTCTTAGGTTGGATACCATTCATTTAGAGTATGATAGTTTGAAAGCTTTTGACCGTTTTACAGAACAAGTGCATTTCTCTTTCCGTACTTTGCCGTCGCAAGTTACTCTAAAAGATATTTCTCCTTTTGTCCCTATCCTATCGCATTTCAAGGAACCGGTGGCATTGGATATGGAGGTGAAGGGAACTGTGGATCAGTTGACTTGTTCGCATTTGGAAATTACGGCCGACGACCGTCAGTTTCGCCTGCGAGGGGATGTGTCACTTCAGGATTTGTCGCGTCCACAAGATGCGTATGTATATGGAACACTTTCCGAGCTTTCGGCCAATACTCGTGGAGTCGGCTTCTTAGTGCGTAATTTGAGTTACAATTATAATGGAGTTCCTCCGCTTCTCGAACGTTTGGGAAACGTAAGTTTTCAGGGAGAGATTTCAGGATACTTCACGGACCTAGTTACTTATGGGCAATTACAAACGAGTCTTGGATATGTAAAAACTGACTTGAAATTGAGTTCTGACAAGGCTAAAGGACTGTTTGCATATTCCGGTGCTATCAAAACTGAAGATTTCCAGCTAGGTAAGTTATTGGATAATGAGGAGCTGGGAGAAATCACTTTCAATTTGGACGTACATGGCCGGCATATTGCCGAGCAGTTGCCTGCCGTGGAATTGAAAGGATTGATCGCTTCGGTAGATTATAGCAGATATAGATATGAGAATATCACATTGGATGGAGAATACAAACAAGGTGGATTTAATGGTAAAGTAGCGTTGGATGACCCCAATGGATCGATTTATCTGAATGGAGATGTAAATGTTGCATCCAAAGTGCCTACTTTCAATTTTCTTGCAGTAGTCAATAAAGTGCGCCCACATGATTTGAATCTTACGACCAAATACCCAGATGCGGAGTTCTCTTTAAAGCTGAAAGCTAATTTCACGGGTGGATCAGTGGATGAGATGATTGGAGAAATCAATGTGGATAGTTTGGAGTTTACAGCTCCGGATAAAGCATATTTTATGCAGAATATGAATATTCGGGCTACCAAACAGAACGGTGAGAACCAACTAAGATTGACTTCTGAATTCTTGAAAGCAAGTATAGAAGGTAAATTCCAGTACCACACATTACCTGCCAGTATTCTGAATATTATGCGGAAGTATGTGCCATCTTTGATATTACCTCCCAAGAAGCCGATTGAAACACATAACAATTTTCAGTTTGATGTACATATATATAATACGGACATTTTATCTACAATTTTTGATATACCGTTGACAGTGTATACTCATTCCACATTGAAGGGATATTTCAATGATGCCTTACAACGCTTGCGTGTAGAAGGATATTTTCCCCGTCTGCAATATAAAAATAACTTTATTGAGTCGGGCATGATCCTGTGCGAGAATCCTGCTGATCATATTCGTGCACGGGTTCGTTTGACTTCTTTGAAAAAGAAAGGGGCAGTCAATCTATCCTTGGATGCACAGGCTAAAGATGATAATGTCAGTACGACATTGAATTGGGGGAATAATGCTGCAGTGACATATAGCGGGCAATTGGCTGCCGTTGCCAAATTTCTACGTACAAGCGGAGAAAAACCATTGTTGAAAGCGATGGTAGATGTAAAACCTACTGATGTTATTTTAAATGATACTCTTTGGAAGATACATGCTTCACAAGTGGTGGTCGATTCAGGCAGGGTGGATGTGAATAACTTCTACTTTAGCCATCAGGATAGATATGTACGTATTAACGGCCGGCTCTCCGAGAATCCTAAAGATACTGTAAAGGTTGATTTAAAAGATATAAATATGGGATATGTATTTGATATTGCAAGCATATCCGATGATGTGAATTTTGAAGGTGATGCAACGGGAACAGCTTATGCAAGCGGAGTGCTAAAGAAGCCTATTATGAATACCCGTTTATATATAAAGAACTTTTCACTTAATCAGGGTCGCTTGGGTGATTTGGATATTTATGGTGAGTGGGATAACGAAAATAGAGGTATCCGGTTGGATGCATCCATTCAGGACATATCCCCTTCTCCGTCACGCGTCACAGGTATTATTTATCCATTGAAACCCGAAAGCGGACTTGATTTAAATATTGAAGCAAATGAATTGAACTTAAAATTCCTCGAACATTATATGAAGTCTATTGCCAATGATATTAAAGGACGGGGGACAGGAAAAGTACATTTCTATGGAAAATTCAAAGGATTGAATTTGGATGGTGCGGTTATGACAGACGCTTCCATGAAGTTTGATATCTTGAACACACATTTTGCTGTAAAAGATACGATTCATCTGGCTCCTACCGGATTGACATTTAATAATATACATATATCCGACATGGAAGGACATACGGGGAGAATGAATGGATATTTGCATTTCCTGCATTTTAAAAACTTAAACTATCGTTTTGAGATACAGGCAAATAATATGCTTGTGATGAATACGAAGGAATCGACAGATATGCCTTTCTATGGTACGGTATACGGTACCGGAAACGTATTACTTGCCGGAAATGCCACACAAGGACTGGATGTAAACGTGGCTATGACAACAAACCGAAATACTACCTTTACTTATATTAATGGTAGTGTAGCATCGGCTACCAGTAATCAGTTTATTAAGTTTGTAGATAAAACGCCCCGTCGTACTATTCAGGATTCTATTCAGATAATCTCATATTACGAACAAATACAGCAAAAACGCCAGGCAGAAGAAGAACAGAAAACGGATATCCGTTTGAATATTCTGGTGGATGCAACTCCCGATGCTACTATGCGAATTATCATGGACCCTATTGCCGGAGACTATATCAGCGGAAAAGGTACGGGAAATATTCGAACGGAATTTTATAATAAAGGTGATGTGAAGATGTTTGGGAATTATCGGATTAATCAGGGAGTATATAAATTTAGCTTACAGGAAGTAATCCGTAAGGACTTTATAATCAAGGATGGAAGTACAATAACGTTCAATGGTGCACCTCTGGATGCTAACATGGATATACAAGCTTCATATACAGTGAATTCGGCTTCTTTGAATGACTTGATACCAGATGCTTCGGCTATTATCCAACAACCCAATGTACGTGTAAATTGTATCATGAATTTAAGTGGTATGCTGGTACGTCCGACTATCAAGCTGGGTATAGAGCTTCCAAATGAAAGGGATGAAATACAAACATTGGTACGTAACTATATCAGTACAGAAGAGCAGATGAATATGCAGATCCTTTACCTGTTGGGTATTGGTAAGTTTTATACGGAAGATGCACGGAATAATAATCAAAATTCTAATGTGATGTCTTCGGTGCTCTCATCTACCCTCTCCGGCCAGTTGAACAATGCACTTTCACAAGTCTTTGAAACGAATAACTGGAATATAGGTACGAATTTGAGTACGGGTGATAAAGGTTGGACGGATATGGAAGTGGAAGGTATTCTGTCGGGACAATTATTAAATAACCGTTTATTGATAAACGGAAACTTCGGTTATCGGGACAATCCGATGGCTAATACTAACTTTGTAGGAGACTTTGAAGCAGAATGGTTGATTACCCGTTCGGGAGATATCCGCCTGAAGGCTTATAATGAGACGAATGACCGCTATTATACTAAAACGAATTTGACTACACAAGGAGTAGGTATCATGTATAAGAAGGACTTCAATAAATGGAGTGATCTATATTTTTGGAATAAATGGCGGTTGCGTAATAAGCGCAAACGGGAAGAAGCAGAAAAGGTGAAACCGCAACAGACGGACAGTATCACTGATAAAACAGCTAAATCGGCAGTAAAGAGAAATCATTCGCAACAGCAATAA
- the tsaD gene encoding tRNA (adenosine(37)-N6)-threonylcarbamoyltransferase complex transferase subunit TsaD translates to MSAIILGIESSCDDTSAAVIKDGYLLSNVVSSQAVHEAYGGVVPELASRAHQQNIVPVVHEALKRAGVTKEELSAVAFTRGPGLMGSLLVGVSFAKGFARSLNIPMIDVNHLTGHVLAHFIKVEGEEEKKPAFPFLCLLVSGGNSQIILVKAYNDMEILGQTIDDAAGEAIDKCSKVMGLGYPGGPIIDKLARQGNPKAFTFSKPHIPGLDYSFSGLKTSFLYSLRNWLKDDPDFIEHHKVDLAASLEATVVDILMDKLRKAAKEYKINEIAVAGGVSANNGLRNAFREHAEKYGWNIFIPKFSYTTDNAAMIAITGYFKYLDKDFCSIDLPAYSRVTL, encoded by the coding sequence ATGAGTGCAATAATTTTAGGAATTGAATCCTCCTGTGACGATACGTCGGCAGCCGTAATCAAGGATGGTTATTTGCTGTCAAATGTGGTATCAAGTCAAGCCGTACATGAAGCATACGGCGGAGTAGTACCCGAATTGGCTTCACGGGCACACCAACAAAACATCGTACCGGTAGTACATGAAGCATTAAAACGTGCCGGTGTCACCAAAGAAGAGTTGAGTGCAGTAGCTTTCACTCGTGGTCCAGGATTGATGGGGTCTTTGCTTGTCGGAGTCTCCTTTGCAAAAGGGTTCGCTCGTTCTTTGAATATTCCAATGATTGACGTCAATCACTTGACCGGACATGTTTTAGCTCATTTTATTAAAGTGGAAGGAGAAGAAGAAAAAAAGCCTGCTTTCCCATTTCTTTGTTTGCTGGTATCTGGAGGAAATTCACAAATCATATTGGTAAAAGCCTATAATGATATGGAGATCCTCGGACAAACTATTGACGATGCGGCAGGTGAAGCAATTGATAAATGTTCTAAAGTGATGGGACTTGGCTATCCGGGTGGACCAATCATTGACAAGTTGGCACGCCAGGGAAATCCGAAAGCTTTTACATTCAGCAAACCGCATATTCCCGGTTTAGACTACAGTTTTAGCGGATTGAAAACTTCCTTTTTATATTCATTACGCAACTGGCTAAAAGATGATCCAGATTTTATAGAGCACCATAAAGTAGACCTTGCAGCATCATTGGAAGCTACTGTAGTGGACATTCTGATGGATAAATTACGGAAAGCTGCCAAAGAATATAAAATTAATGAAATAGCAGTAGCCGGAGGAGTTTCAGCAAATAACGGATTACGCAATGCTTTCCGAGAACACGCCGAGAAATATGGTTGGAATATTTTCATCCCTAAATTCAGTTATACTACCGATAATGCAGCAATGATTGCCATTACCGGATATTTCAAATACCTGGATAAGGACTTTTGTTCTATTGATCTTCCGGCTTATTCCCGTGTAACATTATAA
- a CDS encoding competence/damage-inducible protein A, whose product MFAEIITIGDELLIGQVVDTNSAWMGQELNKIGIEVLRIVSIRDREEEIMEAIDNAMKRVNIVLVTGGLGPTKDDITKQTLCKYFHTELVFNEEVFENVKRVLAGKIPMNALNKSQAMVPKNCTVINNPVGSASVSWFERDGKILVSMPGVPQEMIAVMTESVLPKLHDRFQTDVIMHQTFLVQHYPESVLAEKLESWENALPECIKLAYLPKLGIIRLRLTGRGQNREEVKVLLEREKLKLEEILGEDIFSEEDTPLEVIVGELLKKKKLTVSTAESCTGGSIAARLTSIAGSSEYFNGSVVAYSNEVKMGLLHVSSETLKRYGAVSEETVIEMVKGAMKALKTDCAIATSGIAGPGGGTPEKPVGTVWIAAGYKNEIHTYKQETNRGRSMNIERAGNNALLMLRDLLK is encoded by the coding sequence ATGTTTGCCGAAATAATAACCATTGGCGATGAACTGCTGATAGGGCAGGTTGTCGATACTAATTCTGCTTGGATGGGGCAGGAATTAAATAAAATAGGCATTGAAGTTCTTCGTATTGTTTCAATCCGTGACCGGGAAGAAGAAATCATGGAAGCGATTGATAATGCGATGAAAAGGGTGAATATTGTTTTAGTAACCGGAGGACTCGGCCCTACCAAAGACGATATTACCAAACAGACTTTATGCAAATACTTCCATACAGAACTGGTTTTCAACGAAGAAGTATTCGAAAACGTTAAACGGGTACTGGCAGGAAAAATACCAATGAATGCACTCAATAAAAGCCAGGCAATGGTTCCGAAAAATTGTACGGTAATAAATAATCCTGTGGGAAGTGCTTCTGTCAGTTGGTTCGAGAGGGATGGCAAGATACTTGTTTCCATGCCGGGCGTTCCACAAGAAATGATTGCTGTAATGACAGAAAGCGTGTTACCTAAGCTGCACGATAGATTTCAAACGGATGTTATTATGCATCAAACATTTCTTGTACAGCACTATCCGGAATCTGTATTAGCCGAAAAGTTAGAATCGTGGGAGAACGCTTTACCAGAATGCATTAAATTGGCATATCTACCCAAACTTGGCATTATCCGTCTTAGACTGACAGGACGAGGACAAAACAGAGAAGAAGTAAAAGTTCTTCTTGAACGTGAAAAGTTAAAATTAGAGGAAATACTTGGCGAAGATATTTTCAGTGAAGAAGATACACCATTGGAGGTTATAGTCGGTGAGCTTTTAAAAAAGAAGAAATTGACCGTTTCCACCGCAGAAAGTTGTACCGGGGGCAGTATTGCCGCACGGTTGACTTCCATCGCCGGCAGTTCTGAATATTTTAATGGAAGTGTAGTGGCCTACTCTAATGAAGTGAAAATGGGGCTTTTGCACGTTTCCTCCGAAACATTAAAACGGTATGGAGCTGTCAGTGAGGAAACTGTGATTGAAATGGTAAAAGGTGCGATGAAAGCATTAAAAACAGACTGTGCTATTGCTACTTCAGGGATAGCAGGCCCCGGAGGTGGTACTCCGGAGAAACCGGTGGGAACTGTTTGGATAGCTGCTGGTTATAAAAACGAAATTCATACTTACAAACAGGAAACAAACCGCGGAAGAAGCATGAATATTGAAAGAGCTGGCAATAATGCCCTATTAATGCTCCGTGATTTACTCAAATAA
- the rpmB gene encoding 50S ribosomal protein L28: protein MSKICQITGKKAMIGNNVSHSKRRTKRTFDLNLFNKKFYYVEQDCWISLSLCANGLRIINKKGLDAALTEAVAKGYCDWKSIKVIG, encoded by the coding sequence ATGTCGAAGATTTGTCAAATTACCGGAAAGAAAGCCATGATTGGCAACAATGTTTCACACTCAAAGAGAAGAACTAAAAGAACCTTTGATTTGAACTTGTTTAACAAAAAGTTCTATTATGTAGAACAGGATTGTTGGATCAGCCTTAGCCTTTGCGCTAACGGGTTGCGTATTATCAACAAAAAAGGACTGGATGCTGCGCTGACTGAAGCAGTGGCTAAAGGTTATTGTGATTGGAAAAGCATTAAAGTAATCGGCTAA
- the rpmG gene encoding 50S ribosomal protein L33 codes for MAKKAKGNRVQVILECTEHKDSGMPGTSRYITTKNRKNTTERLELKKYNPILKRVTVHKEIK; via the coding sequence ATGGCAAAGAAAGCAAAAGGTAACAGAGTACAAGTGATTCTGGAATGTACAGAACACAAAGACAGTGGAATGCCGGGAACATCTCGTTATATCACAACTAAGAACAGAAAGAATACTACAGAAAGACTTGAGTTGAAAAAATACAACCCAATTCTGAAGAGAGTAACAGTACACAAGGAAATTAAATAA
- a CDS encoding DUF4295 domain-containing protein translates to MAKKTVASLHEGSKEGRAYTKVIKMVKSPKTGAYVFDEQMVPNEKVQDFFKK, encoded by the coding sequence ATGGCAAAGAAAACAGTAGCAAGTTTGCACGAAGGTTCTAAAGAAGGTCGTGCTTATACCAAGGTTATCAAAATGGTAAAATCTCCGAAAACTGGAGCATACGTTTTTGATGAACAAATGGTTCCGAACGAAAAAGTACAAGACTTTTTCAAAAAATAA
- the ftsY gene encoding signal recognition particle-docking protein FtsY — MGFFSFFSKEKKETLDKGLSKTKESVFSKIARAVAGKSKVDDEVLDNLEEVLITSDVGVETTLNIIKRIEKRAAADKYVNTQELNLILRDEIAALLTENNSNDVADFDVPITRKPYVIMVVGVNGVGKTTTIGKLAYQFKKAGKSVYLGAADTFRAAAVEQLMIWGERVGVPVVKQKMGADPASVAYDTLSSAVANNADVVIIDTAGRLHNKVGLMNELTKIKNVMKKVVPDAPDEVLLVLDGSTGQNAFEQAKQFTLATEVTAMAITKLDGTAKGGVVIGISDQFKIPVKYIGLGEGMEDLQVFRKNEFVDSLFGENA, encoded by the coding sequence ATGGGATTTTTTAGTTTTTTTTCAAAAGAGAAGAAGGAAACTTTAGATAAAGGATTATCTAAAACCAAAGAGAGCGTATTTAGTAAAATTGCTCGTGCTGTGGCTGGTAAGTCAAAAGTAGACGATGAAGTGTTGGATAATCTGGAAGAAGTACTGATCACATCTGACGTAGGTGTAGAAACAACTTTAAATATTATCAAACGCATCGAGAAACGCGCTGCGGCCGATAAGTATGTGAATACTCAAGAACTGAATCTTATATTACGTGACGAAATAGCCGCTTTGCTTACCGAAAATAACTCGAATGATGTAGCTGATTTTGATGTACCCATTACAAGGAAACCTTATGTCATCATGGTTGTGGGAGTGAATGGAGTAGGGAAAACTACAACTATTGGTAAGCTGGCTTATCAATTCAAAAAAGCAGGTAAATCGGTTTATTTGGGAGCTGCCGACACTTTCCGTGCTGCAGCTGTAGAACAATTAATGATTTGGGGAGAACGGGTAGGAGTTCCTGTTGTCAAACAGAAAATGGGAGCGGATCCTGCATCTGTGGCTTATGACACTCTTAGTTCTGCCGTTGCCAATAACGCAGATGTGGTTATAATCGATACAGCTGGCCGTTTGCATAATAAGGTGGGCTTGATGAACGAGTTGACCAAAATCAAGAATGTGATGAAGAAGGTTGTACCCGATGCACCAGATGAAGTTTTATTGGTATTGGACGGTTCCACCGGACAAAATGCATTCGAACAGGCCAAACAATTCACTCTGGCAACCGAAGTTACTGCTATGGCTATCACTAAACTTGACGGAACCGCTAAAGGTGGTGTTGTGATTGGCATTTCCGATCAATTCAAGATTCCTGTTAAATATATCGGGTTAGGTGAAGGCATGGAAGACCTGCAAGTATTCCGTAAAAATGAATTCGTTGATTCCTTGTTTGGAGAGAACGCATGA
- the rimO gene encoding 30S ribosomal protein S12 methylthiotransferase RimO, protein MKRKRIDIITLGCSKNLVDSEQLMRQLEEVGYSVTHDTENPQGEIAVINTCGFIGDAKEESINMILEFAERKEEGDLKKLFVMGCLSERYLKELAVEIPQVDKFYGKFNWKELLQDLGKVYHDELYIERTLTTPQHYAYLKISEGCDRKCSYCAIPIITGHHVSKPMEEILDEVRYLVSQGVKEFQVIAQELTYYGIDRYKKQMLPELIERISDIPGVEWIRLHYAYPAHFPTDLFRVIRERDNVCKYMDIALQHISDNMLKLMRRQVSKEDTYRLIEQFRKEVPGIHLRTTLMVGHPGETEEDFEELKEFVRKVRFDRMGAFAYSEEEGTYAAETYEDSIPQEVKQARLDELMNIQQGISAELSTEKIGKQMKIIIDRLEGDYYIGRTEFDSPEVDPEVLVNRSERELKIGQFYQVEVTNADDFDLYAKIINDYE, encoded by the coding sequence ATGAAAAGAAAGAGAATAGATATTATCACTTTAGGATGCTCTAAAAATTTGGTTGACTCCGAGCAGTTAATGCGCCAACTGGAAGAAGTCGGATATAGCGTAACCCATGATACTGAAAATCCACAAGGAGAAATTGCAGTAATTAACACGTGCGGCTTTATTGGTGATGCCAAAGAGGAGTCCATAAATATGATTCTGGAATTTGCTGAAAGAAAAGAAGAAGGGGATTTAAAGAAACTTTTCGTGATGGGTTGTCTTTCCGAACGTTATCTTAAGGAATTGGCTGTTGAAATACCGCAAGTAGATAAATTTTATGGCAAGTTCAACTGGAAGGAGCTTTTGCAAGATTTAGGAAAGGTCTATCATGATGAGTTATATATCGAACGGACATTGACAACTCCCCAGCATTATGCTTACCTGAAAATTTCAGAAGGGTGTGACCGCAAATGTTCTTATTGTGCCATTCCCATTATTACAGGACACCATGTCTCCAAACCAATGGAAGAAATTTTGGATGAAGTACGATACCTGGTATCGCAAGGCGTGAAAGAATTTCAGGTGATCGCACAGGAATTGACTTATTATGGGATCGATCGGTATAAGAAGCAAATGCTTCCGGAACTGATTGAACGTATTTCCGATATTCCTGGCGTGGAATGGATTCGGTTGCATTATGCCTATCCGGCACATTTCCCAACGGATTTATTCCGGGTTATACGTGAACGCGATAATGTATGTAAATATATGGATATTGCTCTTCAGCATATCAGTGACAATATGTTGAAATTAATGCGCCGGCAAGTGAGCAAAGAGGATACTTACCGACTGATTGAACAGTTTCGTAAAGAAGTGCCGGGCATTCACCTGCGAACAACTTTAATGGTAGGACATCCGGGAGAAACCGAGGAAGACTTCGAAGAGCTTAAAGAGTTTGTGCGCAAAGTACGTTTTGATCGGATGGGAGCTTTTGCATATTCCGAAGAAGAAGGAACTTATGCTGCAGAAACATACGAAGATTCTATTCCACAAGAGGTCAAACAAGCCAGACTTGATGAATTGATGAACATCCAGCAAGGTATCTCGGCAGAATTAAGTACGGAAAAAATCGGCAAACAGATGAAAATTATCATCGACCGTCTGGAAGGAGATTATTATATTGGACGAACAGAATTTGATTCACCGGAAGTAGATCCAGAAGTGCTGGTCAATCGTTCAGAGAGAGAACTTAAGATCGGACAGTTTTATCAGGTAGAAGTGACGAATGCAGACGATTTTGATTTATATGCAAAGATTATAAATGACTATGAATAA
- a CDS encoding HU family DNA-binding protein has protein sequence MNNKEFTSELAERLGYTIKDTSELMGSLLSSMTQELEEGNVIAVQGFGSFEVKKKAERISINPASKQRMLVPPKLVLSYRPSNTLKDKFK, from the coding sequence ATGAATAATAAGGAATTTACATCCGAACTAGCGGAAAGATTGGGATACACAATCAAGGATACTTCCGAATTGATGGGTTCTTTGTTGTCCAGCATGACACAAGAATTGGAAGAAGGTAATGTGATTGCAGTTCAAGGATTCGGCTCGTTTGAAGTAAAAAAGAAAGCGGAACGAATTTCAATTAACCCGGCAAGCAAACAACGCATGTTGGTTCCACCCAAATTAGTGCTATCTTATAGACCTAGCAATACATTGAAAGATAAGTTTAAATAA